In Schistocerca cancellata isolate TAMUIC-IGC-003103 chromosome 7, iqSchCanc2.1, whole genome shotgun sequence, a genomic segment contains:
- the LOC126092500 gene encoding NADH dehydrogenase [ubiquinone] 1 subunit C2, with protein MASPLELLDGKRQREEPLLSKIWAPLTYGGIAFAGVCFANAANRRPLLSGIQRHALFTLGAVALGNFVEKYRADYLAEKDAVLRHYVELHPEDFPTPERKKFAEVFNRWNPVR; from the exons ATGGCGTCTCCTTTGGAGTTGCTGGATGGGAAAAGGCAAAGGGAAGAGCCGCTTCTTAGCAAAATATGGGCTCCTTTGACATACGGAGGCATAGCGTTCGCTGGTGTGTGTTTCGCGAATGCTGCTAACCGTCGTCCCTTGCTAAGCG gCATACAGAGGCATGCACTATTTACCCTAGGTGCTGTTGCTCTTGGTAACTTCGTTGAGAAGTACAGGGCTGATTATCTGGCTGAAAAGGATGCTGTTTTAAGACACTATGTAGAGTTGCATCCTGAAGATTTCCCAACTCCAG AACGAAAGAAATTTGCGGAGGTTTTCAACCGGTGGAACCCTGTTCGCTGA